A single genomic interval of Parvularcula marina harbors:
- a CDS encoding carboxylesterase/lipase family protein → MIRIALFSAALCLLGSCEATAPSNDEMIVEAPAGDIRGTTAGGTARFLGIPYAQAPIGDLRWRPTVPLPRWEGVYEASASGAACVQPSAPEHSIYYTPYPNQSEDCLFLDITAPSDARSAPVMVWIHGGSLLGGTGSDPMYDGAEYADRGIILVSINYRLGALGYMAHPELSAESPENISGNYGLMDQIQALEWVQDNISAFGGNPNNVTIAGESAGALSVLYLMASPEAKELFHRAISQSAYMVTMPELRNSSFPDIPASEPTGVWLAGQLGAGNVAELRAMSAEDITLRATKAGYYPQISIDGKYVTGQLVDIFDKGQQAQIPVLAGYNEGEIRSLPILLPPAPDNAASYEEEIRQRYIEFADRFLDLYPASDIPESMKATTRDAIYGWTAERLVASQANSGIPSFLYFFDHGYPAADEAGLHAFHGAEMPFAFGTMSSVPPNWPEIPATAEEQALSDAMLDYWASFVRDGAPQADEAPDWQQYDQHRAYMAFEDSPVGRVNLQNGYALHEAVTCRRRAIPGLAWSWNVGVIAYPLPERAPDCE, encoded by the coding sequence ATGATCCGTATTGCTCTTTTCAGTGCTGCTCTATGTTTGCTCGGTAGCTGCGAGGCGACGGCACCTAGCAACGATGAGATGATCGTCGAGGCGCCTGCAGGTGACATTCGCGGGACGACAGCTGGCGGTACCGCACGCTTTCTCGGCATCCCATATGCGCAAGCCCCGATCGGAGATCTGCGCTGGCGCCCGACCGTCCCCCTTCCCCGCTGGGAAGGCGTCTACGAAGCAAGCGCTTCTGGCGCGGCCTGTGTGCAACCTTCCGCGCCTGAACACAGTATCTACTACACGCCCTATCCAAACCAGAGCGAAGACTGCTTGTTCCTTGATATCACCGCACCGTCTGATGCGCGCAGTGCGCCCGTGATGGTCTGGATACATGGCGGCTCTCTTCTCGGCGGCACCGGGAGTGATCCCATGTATGATGGTGCAGAATATGCAGACCGAGGGATCATCCTTGTATCGATCAATTACCGTCTCGGGGCCCTCGGCTATATGGCGCACCCTGAGCTGAGCGCTGAATCACCGGAGAACATCTCAGGTAATTACGGCCTGATGGACCAGATCCAGGCATTGGAATGGGTGCAAGATAACATCAGCGCTTTTGGCGGTAACCCGAACAATGTGACGATTGCCGGTGAATCGGCAGGTGCGCTGAGCGTTCTATATCTCATGGCGTCACCGGAAGCCAAAGAACTGTTCCATCGCGCCATATCACAGAGCGCCTATATGGTGACGATGCCTGAGCTCCGGAACAGTTCGTTTCCGGATATTCCTGCCTCGGAGCCGACTGGCGTCTGGCTCGCAGGCCAGTTGGGCGCCGGAAATGTCGCAGAACTCAGAGCCATGAGCGCCGAGGACATCACTCTTCGCGCGACGAAAGCAGGCTATTACCCACAGATAAGTATCGACGGGAAATATGTGACCGGACAGTTGGTCGACATCTTTGACAAAGGTCAGCAAGCACAGATCCCTGTCCTAGCCGGCTATAATGAGGGCGAAATCCGCTCCCTGCCGATCCTTCTCCCTCCCGCGCCGGATAATGCCGCGAGCTATGAGGAAGAAATCCGTCAGCGGTATATCGAGTTTGCAGACCGTTTCCTCGACCTCTATCCGGCAAGCGACATTCCCGAAAGCATGAAAGCCACCACGCGCGACGCGATTTACGGATGGACAGCGGAGAGACTTGTCGCCTCTCAGGCGAATAGCGGCATTCCATCCTTCCTCTATTTCTTCGATCACGGATATCCAGCTGCCGATGAAGCAGGTCTTCATGCATTTCACGGTGCAGAAATGCCGTTTGCCTTTGGCACGATGTCATCGGTGCCGCCGAACTGGCCCGAAATTCCTGCCACCGCAGAGGAACAGGCACTATCGGATGCTATGCTCGATTATTGGGCGAGCTTTGTCCGTGACGGCGCCCCTCAAGCGGATGAGGCACCAGACTGGCAGCAATATGATCAGCACCGTGCCTATATGGCATTTGAAGACAGCCCCGTTGGCCGCGTCAATTTGCAGAACGGCTATGCTTTGCACGAGGCCGTCACTTGCCGAAGACGCGCCATACCTGGTCTTGCCTGGAGCTGGAATGTCGGCGTCATTGCCTATCCCTTGCCCGAGCGAGCACCGGACTGCGAATGA
- a CDS encoding calcium-binding protein: MFDDTLIGGEGSDTIIGGQGDDSLRGEGGNDSIDGGIGNDILNGGAGADTIDGGDGIDLLDFSEATTAVEVRLYTNSGALNDAAGDTYFNIENVVSGSGNDKLIGDTAANMLDGGEGNDFFSGREGNDTILGGLGADTMFGDAGTDLIDYSTATGSVEVRLYNTLGSLNEAAGDRFFGIENITTGDFNDKLIGDGVGNVLDGGAGSDFFSGREGNDTILGGLGADTMFGDAGTDLIDYSTATGSVEVRLYNTLGSLNEAAGDRFFGIENITTGDFNDKLIGDSVANVLDGGDGDDFFSGREGNDTVLGGAGADTVFGDAGTDLIDYSDATGSVEVRLFNTRGSLNEAAGDRLFGIENVTTGDFNDKLIGDAVANVLDGGDGDDFFSGREGNDTIIGGAGDDTIFGEAGADLFVVSAGFESDVIFDFDEAEDRVDVSAFSSISDFDDLVAISSSNGQDLTFDFGAGDVLTLINTSINDLSDANFIYDVPA, encoded by the coding sequence ATGTTTGATGATACACTCATCGGTGGCGAGGGTAGTGACACCATCATTGGGGGGCAGGGTGACGATTCTCTGCGCGGTGAAGGCGGTAACGACTCTATTGATGGCGGCATCGGTAATGACATCCTCAATGGGGGGGCTGGTGCCGATACGATTGACGGCGGGGACGGAATAGACCTGCTGGATTTCTCTGAGGCGACCACTGCAGTTGAGGTGCGCCTCTACACCAATAGCGGTGCGTTGAATGATGCCGCTGGGGACACTTATTTCAATATTGAGAATGTTGTTTCCGGCTCGGGAAATGACAAGCTGATCGGTGACACTGCAGCCAACATGCTCGACGGCGGTGAAGGGAACGATTTCTTCAGCGGTCGCGAAGGGAATGATACAATTCTCGGTGGGCTTGGCGCGGATACGATGTTCGGGGATGCCGGAACGGACCTGATTGACTATTCAACGGCCACCGGCTCTGTCGAGGTTCGCCTTTATAATACGCTGGGTTCTTTGAATGAAGCTGCAGGCGATCGGTTCTTCGGAATTGAGAACATCACTACGGGTGATTTCAACGACAAACTCATTGGTGATGGTGTTGGCAATGTTCTCGACGGGGGCGCTGGAAGTGACTTTTTCAGCGGTCGCGAAGGGAATGACACAATTCTCGGTGGGCTTGGCGCGGATACGATGTTCGGGGATGCCGGAACGGACCTGATTGACTATTCAACGGCCACCGGCTCTGTCGAGGTACGCCTTTATAATACGCTAGGTTCTCTAAATGAGGCTGCAGGCGATCGGTTCTTCGGAATTGAGAACATCACCACGGGTGATTTCAACGACAAGCTGATCGGCGACTCGGTTGCCAATGTTCTGGACGGCGGAGATGGAGATGATTTCTTCAGCGGCCGTGAAGGAAATGATACGGTTCTTGGCGGTGCTGGTGCGGACACGGTATTCGGGGATGCTGGAACCGATCTGATCGATTATTCAGACGCAACTGGATCAGTAGAGGTACGGCTCTTTAATACTCGTGGTTCACTGAACGAAGCTGCCGGAGATCGTCTCTTCGGCATCGAAAATGTCACGACAGGTGATTTCAACGATAAGCTGATCGGGGATGCGGTTGCCAATGTCCTGGACGGCGGAGATGGAGATGATTTCTTCAGCGGCCGAGAGGGAAATGACACTATCATTGGTGGTGCCGGTGACGACACGATCTTCGGTGAAGCTGGGGCAGACCTTTTTGTCGTCTCTGCTGGATTTGAAAGTGACGTGATCTTTGACTTTGATGAAGCGGAAGACAGGGTCGATGTCTCAGCTTTCTCTTCTATCTCTGATTTCGACGATCTTGTCGCCATAAGCTCGAGCAATGGGCAAGATCTGACTTTTGATTTTGGTGCTGGAGATGTCCTCACACTGATCAATACGTCGATAAATGATCTGTCGGACGCGAACTTTATTTACGATGTGCCGGCGTAA